One window from the genome of Jiangella alba encodes:
- a CDS encoding alpha-L-fucosidase, translating to MGELAAACEKRGLGFFLYYSYGADWRHPYFLSNDVGVPCSRPEYPVDDPAYRYAREEDFQHYLRFVDNQLRELLCNYGSVAGVWFDLVSPCYYRPDLSRSPRSTSRYASCSLRHSFRSSRVSRAMRISCLKK from the coding sequence GTGGGCGAACTGGCTGCCGCCTGCGAGAAGCGCGGACTCGGTTTCTTCCTCTATTACAGCTATGGTGCCGACTGGCGGCATCCGTACTTCCTCTCAAATGACGTCGGAGTGCCCTGCTCCCGCCCGGAATACCCGGTCGACGATCCCGCGTATCGGTATGCTCGCGAAGAGGACTTTCAGCACTATCTGCGGTTCGTCGACAACCAGCTGCGGGAGCTCCTGTGCAACTACGGCAGCGTCGCCGGTGTGTGGTTCGACCTCGTTTCGCCGTGCTACTACCGCCCCGACCTTTCCCGGTCGCCGAGGTCTACCAGTCGATACGCAAGCTGCAGCCTCAGGCACTCGTTTCGTTCAAGCAGGGTGTCACGGGCAATGAGGATTTCATGTCTCAAGAAATGA
- a CDS encoding alpha-L-fucosidase, giving the protein MRFVPLEQRLRTGGANEAAIRLSREVWETHRGKWNEVCTILQDKNWGYRASAAHIGADEAWSRLGHAAAQRCNLLLNAGLMPDGSVHPADRETLLRVGDRTRSAGFPTAGEVEPDADTGAGAV; this is encoded by the coding sequence ATGAGGTTCGTACCTCTCGAGCAGCGCTTGCGCACCGGCGGCGCGAACGAGGCGGCCATCAGGTTGTCCAGGGAGGTCTGGGAGACACATCGGGGTAAATGGAATGAGGTCTGCACCATCCTGCAGGACAAGAACTGGGGCTACCGGGCCAGCGCCGCTCACATCGGTGCAGACGAGGCATGGTCGAGGCTGGGCCACGCGGCCGCTCAAAGGTGCAACCTCCTGCTCAACGCGGGCTTGATGCCCGACGGCTCGGTCCACCCGGCCGATCGGGAAACCCTCCTGAGGGTTGGGGATCGGACTCGGTCCGCCGGGTTCCCCACCGCCGGAGAGGTCGAACCGGACGCGGACACCGGCGCCGGGGCAGTGTGA
- a CDS encoding Gfo/Idh/MocA family protein: MNARPQVLRVGILSFAHPHAISYAGVLAARPDVHVRATDPGVHASGEVRGAELAAQLGVEYADDVDQLLSWQPHAVIVTSENVRHREHVERVAAAGAHVLCEKPLATSEPDARAIVAACERADVVLMTAYPVRFAPEFVRLLEVVRAGELGRILSVNGTNNGKIPLGERSWFTDASLSGGGSLVDHVVHVADLLDELFEAQPADRVHAVVNRTLHAVRPGIDVETGGLVSVRYLNGATAVIDCSWSHPDSAPNWGGLTLEVVGSRGIARIDPFAKHVGGFGPSGAVRHDFGADMDASMLAEFLAAVREGRSARPDGRAGLRSLQVVLAAQASVQSGGPITLDQVEELGRIAL, translated from the coding sequence ATGAACGCCCGTCCGCAGGTCCTCCGTGTCGGCATTCTGTCGTTCGCGCACCCGCACGCGATCTCGTATGCCGGGGTTCTCGCCGCGCGCCCCGACGTACACGTCCGGGCCACCGACCCGGGCGTACATGCCAGCGGCGAAGTGCGCGGTGCCGAGCTGGCCGCCCAACTCGGCGTCGAGTATGCCGACGACGTCGACCAGCTCCTCTCCTGGCAGCCGCATGCCGTCATCGTCACGAGCGAGAACGTACGCCATCGCGAGCACGTCGAACGGGTCGCCGCGGCGGGTGCGCACGTGCTCTGCGAGAAGCCATTGGCCACGTCCGAGCCTGACGCGCGCGCGATCGTCGCCGCTTGTGAACGCGCGGATGTCGTGCTCATGACCGCGTACCCGGTGCGGTTCGCCCCCGAGTTCGTTCGCCTCCTCGAGGTCGTCCGGGCGGGGGAACTCGGGCGGATCCTCTCGGTGAACGGTACGAACAACGGCAAGATCCCGCTCGGCGAGCGCAGCTGGTTCACCGATGCCTCGCTCTCGGGCGGTGGCTCCCTCGTGGACCACGTGGTGCACGTCGCCGATCTGCTCGACGAGCTCTTCGAGGCTCAACCGGCCGACCGTGTGCACGCGGTCGTGAACCGCACCCTGCACGCGGTGCGCCCCGGGATCGACGTCGAGACAGGCGGGCTGGTATCCGTTCGCTACCTGAACGGGGCGACCGCCGTCATCGACTGCTCGTGGAGCCATCCGGACTCGGCGCCCAACTGGGGCGGCCTCACCCTCGAGGTCGTCGGCAGCCGCGGGATCGCCCGCATCGATCCGTTCGCCAAGCATGTCGGCGGTTTCGGTCCCTCCGGCGCGGTGCGACACGACTTCGGCGCCGACATGGACGCCTCGATGCTGGCCGAGTTCCTCGCTGCCGTGCGAGAAGGCCGGTCCGCGCGACCCGATGGACGGGCAGGGTTGCGCTCACTGCAGGTGGTGCTGGCCGCGCAGGCCTCCGTTCAGAGCGGCGGCCCGATCACTCTCGACCAGGTCGAGGAGTTAGGCCGGATCGCGCTCTGA
- a CDS encoding Gfo/Idh/MocA family protein translates to MPGSRSPGPRAESTGPKLTALTSKGSHPMLHTPPRVGLVGAGGISHAHAPGLLELGASVTVFSEHGAEELSRRYGFTVASTFDELLERSEVVDICTPTSSHLEYVGAALAAGRHVICEKPVSLDPEAAAELGRTAEARGLGLFPAHVVRWFPAYVAAQRAVSCGELGSPAVLRFSRIGEYPSWSQWFADEQHSGGIVADQMIHDLDIARWIAGEVVEVFATRVADDTAPAVSAQVLLTHENDAISAVNGIWGAAGTTFRTAFSIAGDQGMLRYDSTESGSFRLDGGKGDGGASDRPDSSFTESPYLLELREFIDAVRGGATPRVTWADGIRAVEIALAANASIATGQPVRVSEPSRKAAA, encoded by the coding sequence TTGCCGGGCTCGCGTTCACCGGGACCAAGGGCTGAGTCCACCGGCCCGAAACTCACCGCACTCACCTCGAAGGGCAGTCACCCCATGCTCCACACTCCACCTCGCGTCGGGCTCGTCGGCGCGGGCGGCATCAGCCACGCGCATGCACCGGGCCTCCTCGAACTCGGCGCATCGGTCACTGTCTTCTCGGAGCACGGCGCGGAAGAGCTCTCCCGGCGCTACGGGTTCACCGTGGCGTCGACGTTCGACGAGCTGCTGGAGCGCAGCGAGGTCGTCGACATCTGCACCCCGACGTCGAGTCACCTCGAGTATGTGGGCGCCGCTCTTGCGGCCGGCCGCCATGTCATCTGCGAGAAGCCTGTCTCGCTCGATCCTGAGGCAGCCGCCGAGCTGGGCCGGACGGCCGAAGCGCGCGGGCTCGGGCTCTTCCCAGCGCACGTCGTACGCTGGTTCCCCGCGTACGTGGCCGCCCAGCGCGCCGTCTCGTGCGGCGAACTGGGCTCCCCCGCGGTGCTGCGGTTCTCGCGGATCGGCGAGTACCCCTCGTGGTCGCAATGGTTCGCCGACGAGCAACACTCGGGCGGCATCGTGGCCGACCAGATGATCCACGATCTCGACATCGCACGCTGGATCGCCGGCGAGGTCGTCGAGGTCTTCGCCACCCGGGTCGCCGACGACACGGCACCGGCGGTATCGGCTCAGGTGCTGCTCACCCACGAGAACGACGCCATCTCCGCCGTGAACGGCATCTGGGGCGCGGCGGGCACCACGTTCCGCACAGCCTTCTCGATCGCCGGCGACCAGGGCATGTTGCGGTACGACTCCACCGAGTCGGGCTCGTTCCGACTCGACGGCGGCAAGGGGGACGGCGGTGCGAGCGACCGGCCCGACAGCAGCTTCACCGAGAGCCCGTACCTGCTCGAACTACGGGAGTTCATCGACGCAGTAAGGGGCGGCGCCACACCCCGCGTCACATGGGCCGACGGCATCAGAGCCGTCGAGATCGCCCTCGCCGCCAACGCCTCGATCGCGACCGGACAGCCCGTCCGCGTCTCCGAGCCCTCCCGAAAGGCCGCCGCATGA
- a CDS encoding carbohydrate ABC transporter permease, translated as MSSVSSTVVSRRRSSKRQSNTGAYIVLSIAAFVMAFPFVWQLIMSLSTEQEVTSVPPTFWPARLQFDNYTEVFDTIPFLNQLGVSIAYTALRVTGQVVLCSLAGYAFARMRFAAKGILLGLILSILMVPSQVYLIPQFQLVQGLGLLNTVWGIALPGVFSAFGVFLMRQFFMNLPVELEEAARLDGANPFQVFWRIMLPLAGPAISALVILTTLASWNDLLWPLVVTTFAERMPLAVGLATMQGTYQTDYTLMMATSVLAMAPVLILFVILQRRVVAGLAFTGTKG; from the coding sequence ATGTCTAGCGTCAGCTCGACGGTGGTGTCGCGAAGGCGGTCGTCCAAGCGCCAATCCAACACGGGCGCCTACATCGTCCTTTCGATCGCGGCCTTCGTCATGGCCTTTCCGTTCGTGTGGCAGCTCATCATGTCGCTGTCGACCGAACAGGAGGTCACGAGCGTGCCGCCCACGTTCTGGCCCGCTCGGTTGCAGTTCGACAACTACACCGAGGTGTTCGACACCATCCCGTTCCTCAACCAGCTCGGCGTCTCAATCGCCTACACAGCGCTGAGGGTCACAGGCCAGGTGGTGCTGTGCTCGCTCGCCGGCTACGCATTCGCGCGCATGCGCTTCGCGGCGAAGGGGATCCTCCTCGGCCTCATCCTGTCGATCCTGATGGTTCCGAGCCAGGTCTACCTCATTCCACAGTTTCAGTTGGTCCAGGGACTGGGTCTGCTGAACACGGTCTGGGGCATCGCACTGCCAGGCGTCTTCAGTGCGTTCGGTGTCTTCCTGATGCGGCAGTTCTTCATGAACCTGCCCGTGGAACTCGAGGAGGCCGCACGCCTCGACGGCGCGAACCCGTTCCAGGTCTTCTGGCGGATCATGCTCCCGCTCGCCGGTCCGGCGATCAGCGCGCTCGTCATCCTCACCACGCTCGCGTCGTGGAACGACCTGCTCTGGCCGCTCGTGGTCACTACGTTCGCCGAGCGCATGCCACTGGCCGTGGGGCTCGCGACGATGCAGGGCACGTATCAGACGGACTACACGCTGATGATGGCCACGAGCGTGCTCGCGATGGCTCCGGTACTCATCCTGTTCGTCATCCTGCAGCGCCGCGTCGTTGCCGGGCTCGCGTTCACCGGGACCAAGGGCTGA
- a CDS encoding carbohydrate ABC transporter permease, with product MIGVLTFYIWPIVKTGYLSFTETGPFGGATWAGTENYAELVSDEHVWLAVGNTVVYTAIVLLGIPIALGLASLVNRPGLRCARLFRVLFFMPYIAMPTAIALVWRIIYNGDFGILNWFLGLFGIDGPYWTSTPGFAIVAVGVVGLWSSLGFGLIIFSAGLQGISTEYYEAAQLDGATRWIQFRKITVPLLTPSIFFVTVISVINGFQLFDLLYAIMGNANPATARSQSLVYIFYNQAFIQQNQGYAAAIAMLILVVIGVVTWFQFRLQRRWVNYV from the coding sequence GTGATCGGCGTCCTGACGTTCTACATCTGGCCGATCGTGAAGACCGGCTACCTGAGTTTCACCGAAACCGGTCCGTTCGGCGGTGCGACGTGGGCGGGCACCGAGAACTATGCCGAACTCGTCAGCGACGAGCACGTGTGGCTCGCGGTCGGGAACACCGTCGTCTACACCGCGATCGTGCTGCTCGGCATCCCGATCGCCCTGGGACTCGCGAGTCTGGTGAACCGGCCCGGTCTGCGCTGCGCACGCCTGTTCCGGGTGTTGTTCTTCATGCCGTACATCGCCATGCCGACCGCCATCGCCCTCGTGTGGCGGATCATCTACAACGGCGACTTCGGCATCCTCAACTGGTTCCTCGGCCTCTTCGGGATCGACGGACCGTATTGGACCTCGACCCCCGGCTTCGCCATCGTCGCGGTCGGCGTCGTCGGCCTGTGGTCGTCGCTCGGATTCGGTCTCATCATCTTCAGCGCGGGACTGCAGGGAATCTCCACCGAGTACTACGAAGCCGCTCAGCTCGACGGCGCTACCCGATGGATACAGTTCCGCAAGATCACGGTGCCCCTGCTGACTCCGAGCATCTTCTTCGTCACCGTCATCTCCGTGATCAACGGATTCCAGCTGTTCGACCTGCTCTACGCGATCATGGGCAACGCGAATCCGGCGACCGCGAGGTCGCAGTCGCTCGTCTACATCTTCTACAACCAGGCGTTCATCCAGCAGAACCAGGGGTATGCGGCCGCGATCGCCATGCTGATTCTCGTCGTCATCGGCGTCGTGACCTGGTTCCAGTTCCGGTTGCAGCGAAGGTGGGTCAACTATGTCTAG